The sequence CGCACCAAAGGTGAAGCCGGTACCGGTGACGTGGTTCACGCGGTGAAGCACATGCGCCAGATCGTCAAGGAAATGCGCGAGCTGACCGTGTTGCGCGACGAAGAGGTCTATGCCCGGGCGAAAGAGCTGCAGGCGCCGGTCGAAATTGTCCGCCTTGTGGCGAAGACTGGGAAGCTGCCTGTACCCAACTTTTCCGCCGGCGGTCTTGCCACTCCCGCGGATGCAGCCCTGGTCATGCAGCTTGGCGCCGAAGCCGTCTTTGTAGGATCAGGCATTTTCATGAAGGATTCCACCACCTTCGCGCCTCCCGAAGAGGCCGCGCGCCGCGCCCGTGCCATTGTGCGTGCCACCACCCACTACAACGACCCTAAAGTATTACTTGAAGTCAGTGAGGACCTGGTGGGCGCTATGAAAGGCCTGGCCGTGGCCGCCATCGCCGACTCCGACATGATGCAAAAACGGGGTTGGTGAGCTGCGCGCGCCCGGCAAGATGCCACTCGAGGGATAAGCTCACACCGCGGGCCCGCTATTATTCAGCACTCTGGGGGGACGCGCCGGTCAAACTAATCGCATTCCCTGGTTTTCCCTTAGTGCTCCTTCGCGTTGGTGGTGAAACGGTTTTATGAAAATTGGCGTACTTGCCATCCAAGGTGATTTCGATGCCCACCGCCGCCGTGTAGAAGAACTCGGCGCTGAAGCCGTCCTGGTACGCAAGCCGGAGCAGCTCGACGATGTGGACGCGCTCATCATTCCGGGTGGTGAATCCAGCACTTTCCTCAAGGTCCTCGGTGAGCAGGGATTTGAAAAACTCAAGCAGTTTGTTCGCGCCAAACCGACCTTCGGGACCTGTGCCGGTGCCATCCTGCTCGCCACAGAGGTCGAGAATCCCAAACAAGTCGGCCTGGGCGCCCTCGATATTCGCGTTCGCCGAAACGCCTACGGACGGCAGCTAGAAAGCTCCATCCGCTCGGGCCAGACCCAGCTCGGCGCCGACCCGCTGGAAATGGTCTTTATCCGCGCACCCAAAATTGAACGCCTCGGCAAAGGCGTGGAAGTACTTGCCAGCGAGGGCAATGACCCCGTGCTCGTCCGGCAGGGAAGAGTAATGGCCGCCACTTTCCATCCCGAGCTCAGCGAAGACAACCGCGTGCATAAAGCCTTCCTCGCTCTGGTGCGTAACGGCTCGAAATAGCCTGACCGCCCGACTAACAAGTCCGTTGAATGGCCGCCAGCCTCGTTTACCACGCAAGCACGATAGGGCAAGCCAGCGCACGAACCTGCGCGGTGGGAGTTATACTTGCCCTATATGGCAGTGGGCCCTAATAGAACTTTTTACATTGAAACCTTCGGCTGCCAGATGAACGTCCATGACTCGGAAAAGGTCATCGGAACGCTCATGGCGCAGGGTTATCAGCAGGTGCAGTCAGTAGAAGCGGCTGAACTGGTCCTTTACAACACCTGCTCCATCCGCGACAAGGCGGAGCAGAAAGTCTTCCATCGTCTTGCCGATTTCAAAAAGCTCGCCGCCCAGGGCAAGAAATTCGGCGTCCTGGGCTGTGTGGCTCAACAGGAAGGCGAGAAAATTTTTGACCGGGCGCCCTACGTCTCGCTGGTAAGCGGCTCGGCATCTTATCGCAATCTGCCGCAGATGTTGGTCCAGCTCGAGGCAGGGAACCGGCGGGTAACCGGACTTGACGACCGCCAGACAGACGAAACTTTTGAGACCGAGTTCACCGCCCGCAGCAATCCGCATCGCGGGTACATCACCATCATCGAAGGCTGCGACAAATTCTGCGCCTTCTGCGTTGTTCCTTACACTCGCGGCAAAGAGCGCAGCCGTACAGCCGATTCCGTGCTCGAGGAAGCTCGTCGCATGGCCGATTTCGGCTACACCGACATTCAGCTCCTGGGACAAAACGTAAATTCCTATCATGATCCGTCCGGTAGAAAGACCTTTGCGGAACTGCTGGCCGCAGTGGGGCAAGTTCCAGGAATTCGTCGCGTGCGCTTCACCACCTCTCATCCGCGGGACTTCGGACGCGACATCGTCGAAGCTATAGATTCCGTCCCTACCCTTTGCGATCACGTGCACCTGCCGGTGCAAAGCGGCTCCACCCGAGTACTCGGCCTGATGCAGCGTTTGTACTCGCGCGAGCAGTATCTCGAACGCATCACCTGGATAAAGGCGGCGCGTCGGCCACTCAGCATCACTACCGACATGATTGTTGGTTTCCCCGGCGAAACCGAGCAGGATTTTGAAGCGACCCTCTCCTTGCTCAATGACGTGGGCTACGACAGCGTCTTCACCTTCAAGTACTCGCCGCGGCCTAATACTCCGGCACTCAAGTTTATTGATCACATTCCCGATGAGGAGAAATCCCGCCGCCTCTCTGTTTTGATGGACCGTCAAAAAGAAATTCAGAAGCATAACAACCAGAGGCATATTGGCGAACTTCTGGAAGCGATGGTTGAAGGGAAGAATCAGGCGCGCGAACAGTGGATTGGGCGCACTTCTCAGAATAAAGTGCTAAACTTCACCACCCTTGGTGGGCATTCACCCGCAGTTGGCGGCTACGTTCAGGTGCGGGTCACTCAAAGCTTTCCCAACAGTTTGGTTGGAGAGATGGTGGCGTAACAAGCTGGCTGAGTTCGGCGTCTAATACTGTTGTGGGCCGCGAAAACCGGGGCTCCTGGCGTCTGGAGGGACACGATGGAAGTAGAGATGAAAATTCGCGGGCTCATGATGGATCCCGTCACTAACATGCCCATCGTGATCCTGAAGGACGTTGCCGGCGAAGGTGTGCTCCCCATCTGGGTGGGAATTTACGAGGCCAACGCTATCGCCCTTGAGATAGAAAAAGTCACCACCCCCCGGCCCATGACTCACGACCTCATTAAGAATGTTCTCGTCGGCCTGGATACCGCAGTCCACAAGGTTGTCGTTACTGAGCTTCGCGAGGACACCTTCTTCGCCGTGATCTGGCTGGAACGGGATGGCCGCGTTATCAGCGTCGATTCACGCCCTTCAGACGCTCTCGCCCTGGCTCTGCGCGTGGATTGTCCCATCTTCGTGGAAGACGACGTTCTCAAAACTTCCAAGCTCGCCAACTCCGTCTCCGACCGCGTCTCCAGCGAGGAACTCCGCAAGTGGCTGGAGAACCTGAACGACGAAGACCTCGGCCGATACAAGATGTAGCCATTGGGTAAGGGCAAAACGAGGTCCGGTTTTTCAATTACCCATTTAACATTTCCCGATTACCCCATGCCTCATGGATCCCGCCGACCAACTCCAGCGCATCTATCTCGCCGGTTTCGAACTGCGCACATTTGAGCGTTTCCCCAAAGCCATTGGCGTCGTTCGCGACAACTGCGTCGCGCTCCTCGAAGCCTCACCCGACGGCCTGAAGTTTCTGGGTACGCCAGGCTGGCAGATGGGGGAAATCATGGGCGTTCTAGTCGAGAAAGACGGCCGGCAGGTATTTCAGTGGAAGTCCGAGGTGGTCGAGGCCACGCCCGAGCGCCTGAAAACCCTGGAGCGCTTCAAAGCCGACCTGGGCCAGATACTTGGCTAGCCCTGCTGGCGTCGGTAACTTTACATAATACCTGTTATCGGACATTGCATCAGGGGACGGAAAGCGACTCCCCAAAATGGCTGTACTCCTGTCTGGCAGTACCCCAAAAAAACCAGTCACGGCCGTAGTCCTGAAGTACGGGGTTTCCGTCATGGCCTACCGCCTGGTGCGGCCTGGTCCAAGCACAGAAACGCAAGTCCTGGGCTTTGGCACGGCTGATTTTTCCACACCAACCGATCTGCAAAATTGGCTCGTTCAACACTCGGTTGACTTAAACCACTCCGCGCCCATCGGCAACGATTGCGGCTTGTACTCGCTGCTGTTGCGGCCGCGTGACGTGGAAATGCTCATTCCACAAATAACCAGAATGCTTCGCTCTGGCTCTCTACCCGCAGATTTCCGGCGTGATGCGGAATCACTGCTTGAGAGCCTTGAGCGGCAGAGCTTCGTGGCGTAACGGCCATGCAGACCATTTGGACGCCAACGCCGCTGAGGCATTACCTGGTCACAATCGCGGCCGTAATTGTTGTGCTTGCGGTAATCGGT comes from Terriglobales bacterium and encodes:
- the miaB gene encoding tRNA (N6-isopentenyl adenosine(37)-C2)-methylthiotransferase MiaB is translated as MAVGPNRTFYIETFGCQMNVHDSEKVIGTLMAQGYQQVQSVEAAELVLYNTCSIRDKAEQKVFHRLADFKKLAAQGKKFGVLGCVAQQEGEKIFDRAPYVSLVSGSASYRNLPQMLVQLEAGNRRVTGLDDRQTDETFETEFTARSNPHRGYITIIEGCDKFCAFCVVPYTRGKERSRTADSVLEEARRMADFGYTDIQLLGQNVNSYHDPSGRKTFAELLAAVGQVPGIRRVRFTTSHPRDFGRDIVEAIDSVPTLCDHVHLPVQSGSTRVLGLMQRLYSREQYLERITWIKAARRPLSITTDMIVGFPGETEQDFEATLSLLNDVGYDSVFTFKYSPRPNTPALKFIDHIPDEEKSRRLSVLMDRQKEIQKHNNQRHIGELLEAMVEGKNQAREQWIGRTSQNKVLNFTTLGGHSPAVGGYVQVRVTQSFPNSLVGEMVA
- the pdxS gene encoding pyridoxal 5'-phosphate synthase lyase subunit PdxS — translated: MSETNGSGNLRLKTGLAEMLKGGVIMDVTNAEQAEIAERAGAVSVMALERVPAQIRAEGGVARMASPKKIREIMEAVSIPVMAKCRIGHFAEAQILQELGVDYIDESEVLTPADEAHHVDKHAFRVPFVCGARNLGEALRRIAEGAAMIRTKGEAGTGDVVHAVKHMRQIVKEMRELTVLRDEEVYARAKELQAPVEIVRLVAKTGKLPVPNFSAGGLATPADAALVMQLGAEAVFVGSGIFMKDSTTFAPPEEAARRARAIVRATTHYNDPKVLLEVSEDLVGAMKGLAVAAIADSDMMQKRGW
- the pdxT gene encoding pyridoxal 5'-phosphate synthase glutaminase subunit PdxT gives rise to the protein MKIGVLAIQGDFDAHRRRVEELGAEAVLVRKPEQLDDVDALIIPGGESSTFLKVLGEQGFEKLKQFVRAKPTFGTCAGAILLATEVENPKQVGLGALDIRVRRNAYGRQLESSIRSGQTQLGADPLEMVFIRAPKIERLGKGVEVLASEGNDPVLVRQGRVMAATFHPELSEDNRVHKAFLALVRNGSK
- a CDS encoding bifunctional nuclease family protein — protein: MEVEMKIRGLMMDPVTNMPIVILKDVAGEGVLPIWVGIYEANAIALEIEKVTTPRPMTHDLIKNVLVGLDTAVHKVVVTELREDTFFAVIWLERDGRVISVDSRPSDALALALRVDCPIFVEDDVLKTSKLANSVSDRVSSEELRKWLENLNDEDLGRYKM